In Candidatus Acidiferrales bacterium, one DNA window encodes the following:
- the gabT gene encoding 4-aminobutyrate--2-oxoglutarate transaminase codes for MGSILIKTDIPGPKSLEWMARRQAAVPRGPYHATPIFIERAEGAVLEDVDGNRYLDFAGGIGVMNVGHAAPAVVTAVKAQAERFLHACFSVTPYSGYVRLAEKLNQLTPGDFAKKTLFVNSGAEGVENAVKIARAATGRPAILCFEDAFHGRTLLTLSLTSKIHPYKDSFGPFAPEVYRVPYAYCYRCSYSLAYPECHLFCVRHLEDTFQRVVQAERVAAVVVEPILGEGGFVVPPAEYFGVLEEICRKHNILIVADEVQTGFGRTGTLFASEQFGFVPDLLVSAKSMAGGLPLAAITGRAEIMDRPAVGGLGGTFGGNPAACAAALAVMEIFEKENLLERSRQIGRRFQERASRWAKDYALIGDCRGLGAMQALELVSDRASRQPAKEETSAVAEYCFKHGLITITAGTYGNVIRTLMSLVITDEQLEEGMEILEAAISQVSSAKSPRQAARE; via the coding sequence ATGGGTTCAATCCTGATCAAAACCGACATTCCCGGTCCCAAGTCGCTCGAGTGGATGGCCCGGCGACAAGCAGCCGTTCCGCGCGGGCCCTATCACGCCACGCCGATTTTCATCGAACGCGCCGAGGGTGCGGTACTGGAGGATGTGGATGGGAATCGCTATCTCGACTTCGCCGGCGGGATTGGGGTGATGAACGTAGGCCACGCCGCGCCGGCAGTGGTGACGGCGGTGAAAGCGCAAGCCGAGCGGTTTCTCCATGCCTGCTTTAGCGTGACGCCGTACTCGGGCTACGTCCGCTTGGCCGAAAAATTGAACCAGCTCACTCCCGGCGATTTCGCCAAGAAAACGCTCTTCGTCAACAGCGGCGCTGAAGGCGTCGAAAACGCAGTCAAGATTGCTCGCGCCGCCACTGGCCGCCCGGCGATCCTTTGTTTCGAAGATGCCTTTCATGGCCGCACCCTTCTCACGCTCTCCCTGACCAGCAAGATTCATCCTTACAAGGACAGCTTTGGTCCCTTCGCCCCGGAGGTCTATCGCGTCCCTTACGCTTACTGCTACCGCTGCTCCTACAGCCTGGCCTATCCGGAGTGCCATTTGTTTTGCGTGCGGCATCTGGAGGACACCTTCCAACGAGTCGTGCAGGCTGAGCGCGTGGCGGCGGTGGTGGTTGAGCCCATTCTCGGCGAGGGTGGCTTTGTGGTGCCGCCGGCGGAGTACTTTGGCGTGCTCGAGGAAATTTGTCGCAAGCACAACATTTTGATCGTCGCTGACGAAGTGCAGACCGGCTTCGGTCGCACCGGAACGCTTTTTGCATCCGAACAATTCGGTTTTGTTCCCGACCTCCTGGTTTCGGCGAAGTCCATGGCCGGCGGGCTGCCCCTCGCGGCCATTACCGGCCGGGCGGAAATCATGGATCGGCCGGCGGTGGGCGGTCTGGGGGGAACCTTTGGAGGTAATCCGGCCGCGTGCGCGGCGGCGCTGGCAGTGATGGAAATATTCGAGAAGGAGAACCTGCTGGAACGTTCGCGGCAAATCGGCAGGCGGTTCCAGGAGCGGGCCAGCCGATGGGCCAAAGATTATGCGCTCATCGGCGATTGCCGCGGGCTTGGTGCCATGCAGGCGCTTGAGCTGGTCTCCGACCGTGCGAGCCGCCAGCCGGCGAAAGAGGAAACGAGCGCCGTCGCCGAGTATTGTTTCAAGCACGGCCTGATCACCATCACCGCCGGCACTTACGGCAATGTGATCCGGACCCTGATGTCGCTGGTTATCACCGATGAGCAGTTGGAGGAGGGGATGGAGATCCTAGAAGCGGCCATCTCTCAAGTTTCTTCAGCAAAGTCCCCGCGCCAGGCAGCAAGGGAATAG